One Massilia sp. 9096 genomic window carries:
- a CDS encoding YbdK family carboxylate-amine ligase translates to MSDLTIPAAVQNGQNDAQAAANSGQGPAYLPDFKTSTPGTMGIELELMVLDRLTYDLFPAAPDILRLLDKEDKPWVHTPEITTSMLEVATSILTSFDAAAEQLEHIRQTVQRAAFEVGAAISGGGAHPFQKWHEQRIYPKERYFASERKYGYLAKLFTVFGMHVHIGAGNADEAMRLTAWLTQRAPLFIALSSNSPCWQGEVSGFCSSRSNVVGAFPMSGILPFEIRTWQDFRDHFDALAGHGIVNSIKDFYWDVRPKPEYGTIELRVLDTPLKPVHAAALACYARELVLEWVEQPGRWPANGSRELYVWNRFNAARDGVEGSWIDPESGATIGIVEAVRADLARLRARTRDPGFVTACGVIETLMRDGGQAGWLRAHLETGGGMNDLARMAAEMFEHGAP, encoded by the coding sequence ATGAGCGACCTGACCATTCCCGCGGCCGTGCAGAACGGGCAGAACGATGCGCAAGCCGCGGCCAATTCGGGCCAGGGGCCGGCCTACCTGCCCGACTTCAAGACGTCCACCCCCGGCACCATGGGCATCGAGCTCGAACTGATGGTGCTGGACCGCCTGACCTACGACCTGTTCCCGGCCGCGCCCGACATCCTGCGCCTGCTCGACAAGGAAGACAAGCCGTGGGTGCACACGCCCGAGATCACCACCTCGATGCTGGAAGTGGCGACCTCGATCCTGACCTCGTTCGACGCCGCGGCCGAGCAGCTCGAACACATCCGCCAGACCGTGCAGCGCGCCGCCTTCGAGGTCGGTGCCGCGATCTCGGGCGGCGGCGCGCACCCGTTCCAGAAGTGGCACGAGCAGCGCATCTACCCGAAGGAGCGCTACTTCGCCTCCGAGCGCAAGTACGGCTACCTGGCCAAGCTGTTCACGGTGTTCGGCATGCACGTGCACATCGGCGCAGGCAATGCCGACGAGGCCATGCGCCTGACCGCCTGGCTGACCCAGCGCGCCCCGCTGTTCATCGCCTTATCCAGCAACTCGCCGTGCTGGCAGGGCGAAGTCTCCGGCTTTTGCAGCTCGCGCAGCAACGTGGTCGGGGCTTTTCCGATGAGCGGCATCCTGCCGTTCGAGATCCGCACCTGGCAGGATTTCCGCGACCACTTCGACGCCCTTGCCGGGCACGGCATCGTCAACAGCATCAAGGACTTTTACTGGGACGTGCGCCCGAAACCCGAGTACGGCACCATCGAGCTGCGCGTGCTCGACACGCCGCTCAAGCCGGTGCACGCCGCCGCGCTGGCCTGCTACGCGCGCGAACTGGTGCTGGAATGGGTCGAACAGCCGGGCCGCTGGCCGGCCAACGGCAGCCGCGAGCTGTACGTCTGGAACCGCTTCAACGCCGCGCGCGACGGCGTCGAAGGCAGCTGGATCGACCCCGAGAGCGGCGCCACGATCGGCATCGTCGAGGCGGTGCGCGCCGACCTCGCGCGCCTGCGCGCGCGCACGCGCGACCCCGGTTTCGTGACCGCCTGCGGCGTGATCGAGACGCTGATGCGCGACGGCGGCCAGGCCGGCTGGCTGCGCGCGCATCTCGAGACCGGCGGCGGGATGAACGACCTGGCGCGCATGGCCGCCGAAATGTTCGAGCACGGCGCGCCCTGA
- a CDS encoding NAD(P)-dependent alcohol dehydrogenase, which yields MTVKAYGAYAADKPLESLDITRRAPGAHDVQIDIAFCGVCHSDLHTVRAEWAGTQFPCVPGHEIVGRVSVVGDHVKTHKVGDLVGVGCMVDSCQHCADCGDGLENYCDNMVGTYNGPTPDAPGHTLGGYSQQIVVHERFVLRVGHQEQHLAAVAPLLCAGITTYSPLRHWGAGPGKTVGVVGIGGLGHMGIKLARAMGAHVVAFTTSESKRQDAIELGAHEVVVSKDPAAMAAKTKTLDLIVDTVAAPHDLDAFLNLLKRDGTLVLVGAPATPHPSPQVFNLITKRRSIAGSMIGGIPETQEMLDFCAEHNIVADIEMIRADEINEAYERMLKGDVKYRFVIDNASLAA from the coding sequence ATGACCGTCAAAGCCTACGGCGCCTACGCTGCCGACAAGCCCCTCGAATCGCTCGATATCACGCGCCGTGCGCCCGGTGCGCACGACGTCCAGATCGACATTGCCTTCTGCGGCGTGTGCCACTCGGACCTGCACACCGTGCGCGCCGAATGGGCCGGCACCCAGTTCCCGTGCGTACCCGGCCATGAGATCGTCGGCCGCGTGAGCGTGGTCGGCGACCACGTCAAGACCCACAAGGTCGGCGACCTGGTCGGCGTCGGCTGCATGGTCGACAGCTGCCAGCATTGCGCCGATTGCGGTGATGGCCTGGAAAACTACTGCGACAACATGGTCGGCACCTACAACGGTCCGACCCCGGACGCGCCGGGCCACACGCTGGGCGGCTACTCGCAGCAGATCGTCGTGCACGAGCGCTTCGTGCTGCGCGTCGGTCACCAGGAACAGCACCTGGCCGCGGTGGCGCCGCTGCTGTGCGCCGGCATCACCACCTATTCGCCGCTGCGCCACTGGGGCGCGGGTCCGGGCAAGACCGTCGGCGTGGTCGGCATCGGCGGCCTGGGTCACATGGGCATCAAGCTGGCGCGCGCGATGGGCGCACACGTGGTCGCGTTCACCACTTCGGAATCGAAGCGCCAGGATGCGATCGAGCTGGGCGCGCACGAAGTCGTGGTCTCGAAAGACCCGGCCGCGATGGCCGCCAAGACCAAGACGCTGGACCTGATCGTCGACACCGTCGCCGCGCCGCACGACCTGGACGCTTTCCTGAACCTGCTCAAGCGCGACGGTACCCTGGTGCTGGTCGGCGCGCCGGCCACGCCCCACCCGTCGCCGCAGGTGTTCAACCTGATCACCAAGCGCCGTTCGATCGCCGGCTCGATGATCGGCGGGATCCCGGAAACCCAGGAGATGCTGGACTTCTGCGCCGAGCACAACATCGTCGCCGACATCGAGATGATCCGCGCCGACGAAATCAACGAAGCCTACGAGCGCATGCTCAAGGGCGACGTCAAGTACCGCTTCGTGATCGACAACGCGTCGCTGGCGGCTTGA
- a CDS encoding cupin domain-containing protein, which produces MILKRVGCQPSMPGPEQYFTGSVRIDMLNAPPAPARVSCASVTFEPGARSAWHTHPLGQTLIVSAGCGWTQCEGEAKVEIRAGDVVWCPPGHKHWHGATSTTAMTHIAVQEALDGVNVVWLDKVTDADYLSALGAHD; this is translated from the coding sequence ATGATTCTCAAACGCGTCGGCTGCCAGCCATCCATGCCAGGCCCCGAACAATACTTCACCGGCAGCGTGCGCATCGACATGCTGAATGCGCCGCCCGCGCCCGCGCGCGTGTCGTGCGCGAGCGTGACCTTCGAACCGGGGGCGCGCTCGGCCTGGCACACGCATCCGCTCGGCCAGACGCTGATCGTCAGCGCCGGCTGTGGCTGGACCCAGTGCGAGGGCGAGGCCAAGGTCGAGATCCGCGCCGGCGACGTGGTCTGGTGCCCGCCGGGCCACAAGCACTGGCACGGCGCCACCTCGACCACCGCTATGACCCACATCGCGGTGCAGGAAGCGCTGGACGGTGTCAACGTAGTCTGGCTCGACAAAGTGACCGACGCCGACTACCTGTCCGCGCTGGGCGCGCATGACTGA
- a CDS encoding trimeric intracellular cation channel family protein, which produces MFPAHHFGLDINLNLSAALKTLLLSLDLVGTFVFALSGAAAGARRRLDIFGVLVLSFVAANSGGILRDVLIGATPPNAIGDWRYLAVSLLAGVAVFFWNPVIERLRNPVQMFDAAGLALFCVAGAQKALVFGLQPLSAALLGMLTGIGGGVARDVLLSEVPSVFRSDIYAVAALAGATVVVAGDALGLASTPTALAGAALCFGLRMAAIRLGWHLPVARTPGQSGPGSRPTGSGEHRDDR; this is translated from the coding sequence ATGTTCCCCGCGCACCACTTCGGCCTCGACATCAACCTCAATCTGAGCGCCGCCCTCAAGACCCTGCTCCTGAGTCTCGACCTGGTCGGCACCTTCGTGTTCGCGCTGAGCGGCGCCGCCGCCGGGGCGCGCCGCCGGCTCGACATCTTCGGCGTGCTGGTGCTGTCGTTCGTGGCCGCCAACTCGGGCGGCATCCTGCGCGACGTCCTGATCGGCGCCACGCCCCCGAACGCGATCGGCGACTGGCGCTACCTGGCGGTGTCGCTGCTGGCCGGCGTGGCCGTGTTCTTCTGGAACCCGGTCATCGAACGGCTGCGCAACCCGGTGCAGATGTTCGACGCCGCCGGCCTGGCGCTGTTTTGCGTCGCCGGCGCGCAAAAGGCGCTCGTGTTCGGCCTGCAGCCGCTGTCGGCGGCGCTGCTGGGCATGTTGACCGGGATCGGCGGCGGCGTGGCGCGCGACGTGCTGCTGTCCGAGGTGCCGTCGGTGTTCCGCTCGGATATCTACGCGGTGGCGGCGCTGGCCGGCGCCACCGTGGTGGTGGCCGGCGACGCGCTCGGCCTGGCCTCGACACCGACCGCGCTCGCCGGCGCGGCGCTGTGCTTCGGCCTGCGGATGGCGGCGATCCGGCTCGGCTGGCACCTGCCGGTGGCGCGCACGCCGGGACAGAGCGGACCCGGGTCACGCCCGACCGGCAGCGGCGAGCATCGGGACGACCGCTGA
- the hpnH gene encoding adenosyl-hopene transferase HpnH, whose product MAIPLLQKTLVGAYVMRKHLAGEKRYPLALMLEPLFRCNLACSGCGKIDYPTEILDQRLSIEECLGAVDECGAPVVSIAGGEPLLHKDMPAIVEGIIERKKFVYLCTNALLMEKKLDQYKPSPFFVWSVHLDGDEETHDRAVSQAGVYKRAVAAIRKAKEAGFRVNINCTLFNDANAERVAGFFDTVKEMGVDGITVSPGYAYERAPEQEHFLNRTATKQLFRDILKRGEGGKRWAFSQSSLFLDFLAGNQTYHCTPWGNPARTVFGWQRPCYLLGEGYAPTFKALMEETDWDAYGTGKYEKCANCMVHSGYEASAVIDTISSPLKAAKVALKGVATSGPMAPDIALEGQRPAQYVHSRHVAIKLEEIRGRRATTPASATASAAKPG is encoded by the coding sequence ATGGCCATTCCCCTGCTCCAAAAGACCCTGGTCGGCGCCTACGTGATGCGCAAGCACCTGGCCGGCGAGAAGCGCTACCCGCTGGCGCTGATGCTCGAGCCGCTGTTCCGCTGCAACCTGGCGTGCTCGGGCTGCGGCAAGATCGACTACCCGACCGAGATCCTCGACCAGCGCCTGTCGATCGAAGAGTGCCTCGGCGCCGTCGACGAATGCGGCGCGCCGGTGGTCTCGATCGCCGGCGGCGAGCCGCTGCTGCACAAGGACATGCCGGCCATCGTCGAAGGCATCATCGAACGCAAGAAGTTCGTCTACCTGTGCACCAACGCCCTCCTGATGGAAAAGAAGCTCGACCAGTACAAGCCGAGCCCCTTCTTCGTCTGGTCGGTGCACCTGGATGGCGACGAAGAGACCCATGACCGCGCGGTCAGCCAGGCCGGCGTCTACAAGCGCGCCGTGGCCGCGATCCGCAAGGCCAAGGAAGCGGGCTTTCGCGTCAACATCAACTGCACGCTGTTCAACGACGCCAACGCCGAGCGCGTCGCCGGCTTCTTCGACACGGTCAAGGAGATGGGCGTGGACGGTATCACGGTGTCGCCGGGTTACGCCTACGAGCGCGCGCCGGAACAGGAACACTTCCTGAACCGCACCGCCACCAAGCAGCTGTTCCGCGACATCCTCAAGCGCGGCGAAGGCGGCAAGCGCTGGGCCTTCAGCCAGTCCAGCCTGTTCCTCGATTTCCTGGCCGGGAACCAGACCTACCACTGCACGCCCTGGGGCAACCCGGCGCGCACCGTGTTCGGCTGGCAGCGTCCGTGCTACCTGCTGGGCGAGGGCTATGCCCCGACCTTCAAGGCGCTGATGGAAGAAACCGACTGGGACGCCTACGGCACCGGCAAGTACGAGAAATGCGCCAACTGCATGGTCCACAGCGGCTACGAGGCCAGCGCCGTGATCGACACCATCTCCAGCCCGCTCAAGGCCGCCAAGGTCGCCCTGAAAGGCGTCGCGACCTCGGGTCCGATGGCGCCGGACATCGCGCTCGAAGGCCAGCGTCCGGCCCAGTACGTGCACTCGCGCCACGTGGCGATCAAGCTGGAAGAGATCCGCGGCCGGCGCGCCACCACGCCGGCGAGCGCGACGGCCAGCGCGGCCAAGCCGGGCTGA
- the ispH gene encoding 4-hydroxy-3-methylbut-2-enyl diphosphate reductase, translated as MRVVLAQPRGFCAGVVRAIEIVERSLERHGAPVYVRHEIVHNKHVVQGLRDQGAVFVEELDQVPNDAVTIFSAHGVSRTVEGDARARGLHVLDATCPLVAKVHVQGRQYAASGRTVILIGHAGHPEVEGTMGQIDGRVLLVQDEAGVAALDLPVDAPVAYVTQTTLSVDDTRGIIAALERRFSDIVGPDVRDICYATQNRQRAVRELCKQVDVLLIVGAANSSNSNRLREIGAECGVPSYLLASGNEFDASWVLGAATVGITAGASAPEAMVEHVINALRRLGPVDITTMDGLVERVEFRLPAELAGIPA; from the coding sequence ATGAGAGTCGTCCTTGCCCAGCCGCGCGGCTTTTGCGCCGGCGTCGTCCGCGCCATCGAGATCGTCGAGCGCTCGCTCGAACGCCACGGCGCCCCGGTGTACGTACGCCACGAGATCGTCCACAACAAGCACGTGGTGCAGGGCCTGCGCGACCAGGGCGCGGTGTTCGTCGAGGAACTGGACCAGGTGCCGAACGACGCCGTGACGATCTTTTCCGCGCACGGCGTGTCGCGCACGGTCGAAGGCGACGCGCGCGCGCGCGGCCTGCACGTGCTGGACGCCACCTGCCCGCTGGTGGCCAAGGTCCACGTGCAGGGCCGCCAGTACGCCGCCAGCGGACGCACCGTGATCCTGATCGGCCACGCCGGCCACCCCGAGGTCGAAGGCACGATGGGCCAGATCGACGGCCGCGTGCTGCTGGTGCAGGACGAAGCCGGCGTCGCCGCGCTCGACCTGCCCGTGGATGCGCCGGTCGCCTACGTCACCCAGACCACGCTCAGCGTCGACGACACGCGCGGCATCATCGCCGCCCTGGAACGGCGCTTTTCCGACATCGTCGGCCCGGACGTGCGCGACATCTGCTACGCCACGCAAAACCGCCAGCGCGCGGTGCGCGAGCTGTGCAAGCAGGTCGACGTGCTGCTGATCGTCGGCGCGGCCAACAGCTCGAACTCGAACCGCCTGCGCGAGATCGGCGCCGAATGCGGCGTGCCGAGCTACCTGCTCGCCAGCGGCAACGAGTTTGATGCGTCCTGGGTGCTCGGCGCCGCCACGGTCGGCATCACGGCCGGCGCCTCGGCGCCCGAAGCGATGGTCGAGCACGTGATCAATGCATTGCGCCGCCTCGGCCCCGTCGACATCACGACGATGGACGGCCTGGTCGAGCGCGTCGAATTCCGCCTGCCGGCCGAGCTGGCCGGCATCCCCGCCTGA
- the hpnI gene encoding bacteriohopanetetrol glucosamine biosynthesis glycosyltransferase HpnI, translating to MPLAFTVAGTLLTTLATLYGLAALLCRPRTWTRAGAGASAGARPDLARQPVTVLKPLCGFEARLEANLDTLCRQTHPHYQIVFGVRAADDPAIAVVRRLQARYPAVDMELVVDPRVHGGNLKVSNLINMMAAARHPWLVLADSDIAVDADYLERVSAPLADPQAGIVTCLYRGIPEGGLWSRVGALFIDTWFAPSVAVASRGGSSEFGFGATIALRLDALRAIGGFEVLKDRLADDFWLGELTRRQGLRTVLSDVVVGTDVTEQSLQALWRRERRWMQTIRSLNGPGYAFCFVTFTLPMLVLGLLLAPAWWNALVGALGLAARVLLQRRAAPGIGLLLAPLRDGLLLLEWLSGFAGATTRWREHRLAVDRRSESHSTPKPIPQPDRITQKT from the coding sequence ATGCCGCTCGCCTTCACCGTCGCCGGAACGCTGCTGACGACGCTCGCCACGCTGTACGGGCTGGCGGCGCTGCTGTGCCGTCCGCGCACGTGGACGCGCGCGGGCGCAGGCGCAAGTGCGGGCGCGCGCCCGGACCTTGCGCGGCAGCCGGTAACGGTCCTGAAGCCGCTGTGCGGATTCGAAGCGCGTCTCGAAGCCAACCTCGACACCCTGTGCCGCCAGACCCACCCGCACTACCAGATCGTGTTCGGCGTGCGCGCGGCGGACGATCCGGCCATCGCCGTGGTGCGGCGCCTGCAGGCGCGCTACCCGGCGGTGGACATGGAACTGGTGGTCGATCCGCGCGTCCATGGCGGCAACCTCAAGGTCAGCAACCTGATCAACATGATGGCGGCGGCGCGCCACCCCTGGCTGGTGCTGGCCGACAGCGACATCGCCGTCGATGCCGACTACCTGGAACGCGTCAGCGCGCCGCTCGCGGATCCTCAGGCCGGCATCGTCACCTGCCTGTACCGCGGCATTCCTGAAGGCGGCTTGTGGAGCCGCGTCGGCGCGCTGTTCATCGACACCTGGTTCGCGCCGTCGGTGGCGGTGGCCAGCCGCGGCGGCAGCAGCGAGTTCGGCTTCGGCGCGACGATCGCGCTGCGGCTGGACGCCTTGCGCGCCATCGGCGGCTTCGAGGTGCTGAAGGACCGGCTGGCCGACGATTTCTGGCTGGGCGAGCTCACCCGCCGGCAGGGCTTGCGCACCGTCCTGTCCGACGTCGTGGTCGGCACCGACGTCACCGAACAAAGTCTCCAAGCGCTGTGGCGGCGCGAGCGGCGCTGGATGCAGACGATCCGCTCGCTCAACGGCCCCGGCTATGCGTTCTGTTTCGTCACCTTCACACTGCCGATGCTCGTCCTCGGCCTGCTGCTGGCGCCCGCGTGGTGGAACGCGCTCGTCGGCGCGCTCGGCCTGGCGGCGCGCGTGCTGCTGCAACGGCGTGCGGCGCCCGGCATCGGCCTGTTGCTGGCGCCCCTGCGCGACGGCCTGCTGCTGCTCGAATGGCTCAGCGGCTTTGCCGGCGCCACCACGCGCTGGCGCGAGCATCGCCTGGCGGTCGACCGGCGCAGCGAATCGCACTCGACACCAAAACCCATACCCCAACCCGATCGTATCACTCAAAAAACCTGA
- a CDS encoding cation:proton antiporter: MTEDLTTPLFLLSPLAVLGAGLMVALVIGLTLQRFQIPKLYGAVIAGLLLGASGAGLIDRALLGQFQELMNGAAALVLFDVGRKMDLGWLLRSGRQGRSLLLATLARGAAAAIVLGAFGLPWGAAVFIGSILIAVNPVILSSMIADENASGTSTFASANMVGVSNLVALLALGITLAWTRSHGADADVGNGSGFAAELVRQGGKLALGAAIAGLCYALYALATRLCKVPATMRPGMLLAALLIDLGLCSVTASSALLSLLLMGVLLRNAEKRDNVFQAQLATAQDIGYVLLFLMSAALVDLPQLLLEMRQPRVLLAALAVFLLRVAATRLALWPASAWDARKKHAMALSMCSLVSYGGLVVDSTLNAYTGLDPTSTAVMGALLTLNVLLAPGLTWLGLRLAGETYRGGSQ; the protein is encoded by the coding sequence ATGACTGAAGACCTGACCACCCCCTTGTTCCTGCTGTCGCCGCTGGCGGTGCTCGGCGCCGGCCTGATGGTCGCGCTGGTGATCGGCTTGACGCTGCAACGCTTCCAGATCCCGAAACTGTACGGCGCGGTGATCGCCGGGCTGCTGCTCGGCGCGTCGGGTGCGGGCCTGATCGACCGCGCGCTGCTTGGCCAGTTCCAGGAGCTGATGAACGGCGCGGCCGCGCTGGTGCTGTTCGACGTCGGGCGCAAGATGGACCTGGGCTGGCTGCTGCGCAGCGGGCGCCAGGGCCGCAGCCTGCTGCTGGCGACGCTGGCGCGCGGGGCGGCCGCGGCCATCGTCCTGGGTGCATTCGGGCTGCCGTGGGGCGCGGCGGTGTTCATCGGCTCGATCCTGATCGCGGTGAACCCGGTGATCCTGAGCTCGATGATCGCCGACGAAAACGCCAGCGGCACCAGCACCTTCGCCAGCGCGAACATGGTCGGCGTGAGCAACCTGGTGGCGCTGCTGGCGCTGGGCATCACGCTGGCCTGGACGCGCAGCCACGGGGCCGACGCCGATGTCGGCAACGGCAGCGGTTTTGCCGCCGAACTGGTGCGCCAGGGCGGCAAGCTGGCGCTCGGCGCCGCCATCGCCGGCCTGTGCTACGCGCTGTATGCACTGGCCACCCGCCTGTGCAAGGTGCCGGCGACGATGCGCCCGGGGATGCTGCTGGCGGCGCTGTTGATCGACCTCGGCCTGTGCTCGGTCACCGCCTCGAGCGCCCTGCTGTCGCTGCTGCTGATGGGGGTCCTGCTGCGCAACGCCGAAAAGCGCGACAACGTGTTCCAGGCCCAGCTCGCGACCGCCCAGGACATCGGCTACGTGCTGCTGTTCCTGATGTCGGCGGCGCTGGTCGACCTGCCCCAGCTGCTGCTGGAGATGCGCCAGCCGCGCGTGCTGCTGGCGGCGCTCGCGGTGTTCCTGCTGCGCGTGGCCGCCACCCGCCTGGCGCTGTGGCCGGCCAGCGCCTGGGACGCGCGCAAGAAGCATGCGATGGCGCTGTCGATGTGTTCGCTGGTCAGCTATGGCGGCCTGGTGGTCGACAGCACGCTGAACGCCTACACCGGGCTGGACCCGACCTCCACCGCAGTGATGGGCGCGCTGCTCACCCTGAACGTCCTGCTGGCGCCCGGCCTGACCTGGCTCGGCCTGCGCCTGGCCGGAGAAACCTATCGAGGAGGATCGCAATGA
- the hpnA gene encoding hopanoid-associated sugar epimerase yields MALQEKILITGAAGFIGSAVARAALAQGHDVRLLVRASSPRANVDALRAQGAEIVEADMRDEAAVERALAGCASLLHVAADYRLWARDPEDIVRNNLEGAGAVMRAALAAGTRRVVYTSSVATLKVGPDTVNASEDQPARAEEAIGAYKRSKIVAERLVERMIGQDGLPAVIVNPSTPIGAHDVRPTPTGRIIVEAACGRMPAFVETGLNVVDVDDVARGHLLALARGRVGQRYILGGENLMLRELLGEIAQLAGRRAPRVRLPVAPLIPLAHVAQALAHFNGREPFMTVDGLRMSRNRMFFTSAKAERELGYRPRGYREALRSALDWFAQAGYLK; encoded by the coding sequence ATGGCATTGCAAGAAAAGATCCTGATTACCGGCGCGGCCGGCTTCATCGGTTCCGCGGTGGCGCGTGCGGCGCTGGCGCAGGGCCACGACGTGCGCCTGCTGGTGCGCGCGAGCAGCCCGCGCGCCAACGTCGACGCCCTGCGCGCGCAAGGCGCCGAGATCGTCGAGGCCGACATGCGCGACGAAGCCGCGGTCGAACGCGCGCTGGCCGGCTGCGCGTCGCTGCTGCACGTGGCGGCCGACTACCGCCTGTGGGCGCGCGACCCCGAGGACATCGTGCGCAACAACCTGGAAGGCGCGGGCGCGGTGATGCGCGCGGCGCTCGCGGCCGGTACCCGGCGCGTGGTCTACACCAGCAGCGTGGCCACGCTCAAGGTCGGCCCCGACACCGTCAACGCCAGCGAGGACCAGCCGGCCCGGGCCGAGGAGGCGATCGGCGCCTACAAGCGCAGCAAGATCGTGGCCGAACGCCTGGTCGAGCGCATGATCGGGCAGGATGGCTTGCCGGCCGTGATCGTCAATCCGTCCACCCCGATCGGCGCCCACGACGTGCGCCCGACCCCGACCGGACGCATCATCGTCGAGGCGGCGTGCGGGCGCATGCCGGCCTTCGTCGAGACCGGCCTGAACGTGGTCGACGTCGACGACGTCGCCCGGGGCCACCTGCTGGCTTTGGCCCGCGGACGGGTGGGGCAGCGCTACATCCTGGGCGGCGAAAACCTGATGCTGCGCGAGCTGCTCGGCGAGATTGCCCAGCTGGCCGGCCGCCGCGCGCCGCGCGTGCGCCTGCCGGTCGCGCCCCTGATTCCGCTGGCGCACGTGGCGCAAGCCCTGGCGCATTTCAACGGGCGCGAACCCTTCATGACCGTCGACGGCCTGCGCATGTCGCGCAACCGCATGTTCTTCACCTCGGCCAAGGCCGAACGCGAACTGGGCTACCGGCCGCGCGGCTACCGCGAAGCGCTGCGCAGCGCACTGGACTGGTTCGCCCAGGCCGGCTACCTGAAGTAA
- a CDS encoding carboxylesterase/lipase family protein: MNRSYPPAIRTLFLLAPALALATGPAHALQLHQGEIDGQRKGGVTRYLGIPYAGAPVGEHRWRASLPAPSWSGTLHADHFAANCQQAPAPKAFRAWTSEYLIEGPISEDCLYLNVWSPAGGDVSGAKVATALPVLVWIHGGGFTSGGATVPVYDGQALAAKGVVAVSINYRLGVYGFLSHAALRGENPEHASGNYGLLDQIAALRWVRENIAAFGGDPQRVTLAGQSAGAASVHDLIASPLAHGLFQRAIAESGSGMGGALQDGDASDAVGARLLAKAGVADVAALRKLPAAQLDAAAAGLSFRPNIDGRVLPDPSFEGRNTNDVPMLTGLTADEGSSMSPTYGQATPASFAAALAQRYGALAPAFARAYPAASTEQAGASAKQLVRDRGLASTWQWAKTRMATSPQPIYLYYFTHVEPGPEAQRYGAFHSSEIPYVFATLDRAERPFSAQDRALSRTIGQYWVNWISSGDPNGPGLPAWPRLRPDAARMLEIGTHSQARPILPQEKLSLFERTIVQGGRLGLFSQD; the protein is encoded by the coding sequence ATGAACCGCTCGTACCCGCCCGCCATCCGCACGCTGTTCTTGCTCGCCCCTGCGCTCGCCCTGGCCACAGGCCCGGCCCACGCCCTGCAATTGCACCAGGGAGAAATCGACGGCCAGCGCAAGGGCGGCGTCACGCGCTACCTCGGGATACCCTACGCCGGCGCCCCGGTCGGCGAACACCGCTGGCGCGCGTCCCTGCCCGCGCCGTCCTGGTCCGGCACGCTGCACGCCGACCATTTCGCGGCCAACTGCCAGCAGGCGCCGGCGCCAAAAGCCTTTCGCGCCTGGACCAGCGAGTACCTGATCGAAGGCCCGATCAGCGAGGATTGCCTGTACCTGAACGTCTGGTCTCCGGCCGGCGGCGACGTCTCGGGCGCCAAGGTGGCCACCGCCCTGCCGGTGCTGGTCTGGATCCACGGCGGCGGCTTCACCAGTGGCGGCGCCACGGTCCCGGTCTACGACGGCCAGGCGCTGGCGGCCAAGGGCGTGGTCGCGGTCAGCATCAATTACCGGCTGGGCGTGTATGGTTTCCTGTCGCACGCGGCGCTGCGCGGCGAAAACCCGGAGCACGCGAGCGGCAACTACGGCCTGCTCGACCAGATCGCGGCGCTGCGCTGGGTGCGCGAGAACATCGCGGCCTTCGGCGGCGATCCGCAGCGCGTGACGCTCGCGGGCCAGTCGGCGGGGGCGGCCTCGGTGCACGACCTGATCGCCTCGCCACTGGCGCACGGGCTGTTCCAGCGCGCGATCGCCGAGAGCGGATCGGGCATGGGCGGCGCCCTGCAGGACGGCGACGCGTCGGATGCGGTCGGCGCGCGCTTGCTGGCCAAGGCCGGCGTCGCCGACGTCGCGGCGCTGCGCAAGCTGCCGGCCGCACAGCTCGATGCGGCGGCGGCGGGGCTGTCGTTCCGCCCCAACATCGACGGCCGCGTGTTGCCGGACCCCAGCTTCGAAGGACGCAACACCAACGACGTGCCGATGCTGACCGGCCTCACCGCTGACGAAGGCAGCTCGATGTCGCCGACCTACGGCCAGGCCACGCCGGCCTCGTTCGCGGCCGCTCTGGCGCAGCGCTACGGCGCCCTCGCGCCCGCGTTCGCGCGCGCCTACCCGGCCGCGTCCACCGAGCAGGCCGGCGCCAGCGCGAAGCAGCTGGTGCGCGACCGCGGCCTGGCGTCGACCTGGCAATGGGCGAAAACGCGCATGGCCACGAGCCCGCAGCCGATCTACCTGTATTACTTCACCCACGTCGAACCCGGCCCGGAGGCGCAGCGCTACGGCGCCTTCCACTCGTCCGAGATACCCTATGTGTTCGCCACGCTGGACCGGGCCGAGCGGCCGTTCAGCGCGCAGGACCGCGCGCTGTCGCGCACGATCGGGCAGTACTGGGTCAACTGGATCAGCAGCGGCGATCCGAACGGACCGGGCCTGCCGGCCTGGCCCCGCCTGCGCCCGGACGCAGCACGGATGCTGGAGATCGGCACGCACAGCCAGGCGCGTCCGATTTTGCCGCAGGAAAAGTTATCGCTGTTCGAGCGCACCATCGTCCAGGGTGGCCGGCTCGGCTTGTTCTCGCAGGATTGA